A region of Geobacillus sp. 46C-IIa DNA encodes the following proteins:
- a CDS encoding enoyl-CoA hydratase, producing MGTLVSFEMQENGIAIVTLNRPEAANALSRALLLELGSLLQEVKFRKDVRVVILTGAGEKVFCAGADLKERVGMNETEVRQAVALISKTINEVEKVPQPVIAALNGSAFGGGLELALACDIRFAADDIQLGLTETSLGIIPGAGGTQRLPRLVGIGKAKELIFAAKRITAKEAERIGLVEYAVPRAELMERALELARQIAENAPIAVRQAKRAVQSVFNVDLETGLAIEQLAYEATIPTKDRLEGLQAFKERRKPVYKGE from the coding sequence GTGGGGACGCTCGTATCATTTGAAATGCAAGAAAATGGCATTGCCATCGTGACGTTAAACCGCCCAGAGGCGGCCAATGCGCTTTCCAGAGCGCTTCTTCTAGAGCTTGGCAGCCTTTTGCAAGAGGTCAAGTTTCGAAAAGATGTACGTGTCGTGATTTTGACGGGGGCGGGAGAAAAAGTGTTTTGCGCCGGCGCCGACTTGAAGGAGCGGGTGGGAATGAATGAAACGGAAGTGCGGCAGGCGGTCGCCTTGATCAGCAAAACGATCAATGAGGTGGAGAAAGTGCCGCAGCCGGTCATCGCCGCGTTAAATGGCTCGGCGTTTGGCGGCGGACTCGAGCTCGCTTTAGCGTGCGACATTCGTTTCGCTGCCGATGACATTCAGCTCGGACTGACGGAAACGTCGCTTGGCATCATTCCGGGAGCGGGCGGCACGCAACGGTTGCCGCGCCTTGTCGGCATCGGAAAGGCGAAAGAGTTAATCTTTGCCGCGAAACGGATCACGGCCAAGGAAGCGGAGCGAATCGGCCTCGTCGAATACGCCGTGCCGCGCGCCGAACTGATGGAGCGGGCGCTTGAATTGGCCCGGCAAATCGCCGAAAACGCGCCGATTGCCGTCCGCCAGGCGAAACGGGCGGTGCAAAGCGTGTTTAACGTCGACCTAGAGACCGGCCTGGCGATCGAGCAGCTCGCCTATGAGGCAACGATTCCGACAAAAGACCGGCTTGAAGGCTTGCAGGCGTTTAAAGAAAGACGGAAACCGGTATACAAAGGGGAGTAA
- a CDS encoding hydroxymethylglutaryl-CoA lyase translates to MGRWPTKVTIKEVGPRDGLQNEAAPVATADKIAWINLLSETGLSYIEVTSFVHPKWIPQLADAAEVAAGIRRKGGVTYAALVPNEKGLERALSAGVDEVGVFMSASETHNQKNINKTIAATFPVLEGVVKAAKQGGKTVRGYVSTVFGCPYEGAVAVDQVLTVADRLFAMGIDELSLGDTIGVATPKQVEDVLADVLRHFPSERIAMHFHDTRGTALANILVSMEMGITTFDSSLGGLGGCPYAPGASGNVATDDLVYMLHGMGIDTGINVEQLTKAALFIREKIGRPLPSRYLQTISS, encoded by the coding sequence ATGGGCCGATGGCCGACGAAGGTGACGATTAAAGAAGTCGGTCCGCGCGACGGCTTGCAAAACGAAGCGGCGCCGGTCGCGACGGCTGACAAAATCGCCTGGATCAATTTATTGTCGGAAACCGGGTTGTCGTATATCGAAGTGACGTCATTTGTCCATCCAAAATGGATTCCGCAGCTGGCCGATGCCGCCGAAGTCGCGGCCGGCATCCGCCGCAAAGGCGGCGTCACGTATGCGGCGCTTGTCCCGAATGAAAAAGGGCTTGAGCGGGCGCTTAGCGCCGGGGTCGATGAAGTCGGCGTCTTCATGTCAGCAAGCGAAACGCATAACCAAAAAAACATTAACAAAACAATCGCCGCTACGTTTCCGGTGTTGGAAGGAGTCGTGAAAGCGGCCAAGCAAGGAGGAAAAACGGTGCGCGGCTACGTCTCGACGGTGTTTGGCTGCCCGTACGAAGGGGCAGTTGCCGTCGATCAAGTGCTCACGGTCGCCGACCGGCTGTTTGCCATGGGGATCGATGAGCTGTCGTTAGGCGATACGATCGGCGTGGCGACGCCCAAACAAGTCGAAGACGTGCTTGCCGACGTGCTCCGCCATTTTCCATCCGAGCGAATCGCCATGCATTTTCACGATACAAGAGGGACGGCGCTCGCCAATATTTTAGTCTCGATGGAAATGGGGATCACCACGTTTGACAGTTCGCTTGGCGGCCTCGGCGGCTGCCCGTACGCCCCAGGGGCATCGGGAAACGTCGCCACCGATGATTTAGTGTACATGCTGCACGGCATGGGAATTGACACCGGGATTAATGTGGAGCAACTGACGAAAGCGGCCTTGTTTATTCGCGAGAAAATCGGCCGCCCGCTCCCAAGCCGCTATTTACAAACGATTTCATCATAA